A genomic segment from Candidatus Brocadia sinica JPN1 encodes:
- a CDS encoding PAS domain S-box protein — protein MYISIKNRLIFLLIVFTLLPFVLLRIIAYPRVQADLQEVLIRNLDGVGHKQAELVTSWVQERMKNARVIANNPLMVKCAKITKEDKDFADIVQYLEVVKDEYGYKGVLVSNDKGLVTVATAEEGIGTDISQMDYFREALQGNTFISNVFPSEIPLANELGEKELGMPTMFVSTPLKDRDGVVVGVVAIRVDEKTLNDLMLSLHLGKTGETYLVNKDGYMITESRFAAHLKEMGLVKKRCALELKLVNPETGELTSGVQQCIAGNSGFDAKGYKDYSGLTVLGVWRWLPEFNWGVIAEIDRDEGYGAAYNLNYIVSSVLLVIAFPIVIVAYIIGRKTSTPIIKLTEVTKKMASGDLSQRVDIKREDEIGELANSFNVMAKSLDEKTREVVESEKRYRELFNSIKEGIYQSEPGVEGVFTFINKSGAEILGYSSPEEVIGTKVKNIYVDPEDRRRLCEKLEKDGVWREFVSLCKRKNGESFYAERTSNMLRDEKGSPVAIYGVLRDISERKKAEQEITESEKRYRLLFDSLKEGVYQSEPEVDGTFIWINRAGAEVLGYKSPEEVIGMKVKDIYVNPDDRIKVVEKLSKEGVWKGFVSFCKRKNGERFYMERTSNMIADEKGKPVRVDGIFRDITERKKLEEELQESERHHRQLLNSLREGIYQCEPTEDGVFTWINQSGAEILGYGSPEEVIGTRVKDVYVNPDDRKELVEKLEKEGVWRDFTSYCKRKNGERFISERTCNLVRDENGKAVRIEGVFRDITER, from the coding sequence ATGTATATCTCGATTAAAAATCGGCTTATTTTTTTGCTAATCGTATTCACGTTGCTCCCATTTGTTTTGTTAAGAATCATAGCATATCCGAGGGTTCAGGCGGACCTTCAGGAAGTGCTTATAAGAAATCTTGATGGTGTTGGTCATAAACAAGCTGAATTGGTAACTTCCTGGGTGCAGGAAAGGATGAAAAATGCCCGCGTCATCGCAAACAACCCATTGATGGTCAAATGCGCAAAGATCACAAAGGAGGATAAAGATTTTGCAGATATCGTCCAATATCTTGAGGTAGTAAAGGATGAGTATGGTTATAAAGGTGTTCTTGTAAGTAATGATAAAGGCTTGGTAACAGTTGCTACGGCGGAAGAAGGCATAGGAACCGACATTTCGCAAATGGATTACTTCAGGGAGGCACTACAAGGAAATACATTTATATCGAATGTTTTTCCATCTGAAATCCCGCTTGCCAATGAATTGGGGGAGAAAGAGCTGGGTATGCCTACGATGTTTGTTTCGACGCCACTTAAGGATCGTGATGGAGTTGTAGTTGGCGTTGTTGCCATTAGAGTAGACGAAAAGACCCTGAACGATTTGATGTTAAGTCTTCATTTGGGGAAGACAGGAGAGACATATCTGGTAAATAAAGATGGGTATATGATCACCGAATCGAGATTTGCTGCACATTTAAAAGAGATGGGATTGGTTAAAAAAAGGTGCGCATTGGAATTGAAGTTGGTTAATCCAGAAACTGGAGAATTAACCAGCGGTGTCCAGCAGTGTATTGCAGGGAATAGTGGATTTGATGCGAAAGGTTATAAGGACTATAGCGGCTTGACGGTTCTTGGTGTATGGCGCTGGTTGCCGGAGTTTAATTGGGGCGTTATTGCTGAAATCGACAGGGACGAGGGGTATGGAGCCGCCTATAATCTTAATTATATTGTGAGTTCAGTGTTGTTGGTGATTGCATTTCCCATTGTAATTGTGGCGTATATTATTGGCAGAAAAACCTCGACACCGATTATTAAGCTGACTGAAGTAACGAAAAAGATGGCCTCCGGGGATTTGTCGCAAAGGGTTGATATAAAGAGGGAAGATGAGATTGGTGAATTAGCGAATTCCTTTAACGTGATGGCGAAATCTCTGGATGAAAAGACGAGGGAGGTAGTGGAGTCCGAAAAACGATATAGAGAATTATTTAACTCCATAAAGGAAGGTATTTATCAATCTGAACCTGGCGTTGAGGGTGTATTTACATTTATCAATAAGTCCGGCGCAGAAATATTGGGATACAGTAGCCCGGAAGAAGTGATCGGGACAAAGGTAAAAAATATCTATGTAGATCCGGAGGACAGAAGACGCCTCTGTGAGAAACTTGAAAAAGATGGGGTGTGGAGGGAATTTGTATCCCTTTGTAAGAGGAAGAATGGTGAAAGTTTTTATGCAGAACGTACAAGTAATATGCTGAGGGATGAGAAGGGAAGCCCTGTAGCTATCTACGGGGTACTCAGGGATATCTCAGAGAGGAAGAAGGCAGAGCAGGAGATTACCGAATCAGAAAAGAGATATCGCTTGTTATTCGATTCCCTAAAAGAAGGTGTTTATCAATCTGAACCCGAAGTGGACGGTACGTTTATATGGATTAACCGAGCCGGAGCTGAAGTTCTGGGTTATAAGTCTCCTGAAGAAGTAATTGGAATGAAGGTAAAGGATATTTATGTGAATCCGGATGACCGCATAAAGGTGGTTGAAAAGCTATCCAAAGAAGGCGTTTGGAAGGGTTTTGTATCTTTTTGTAAGAGGAAAAATGGCGAACGCTTCTATATGGAACGGACATCTAATATGATTGCTGATGAGAAGGGCAAACCTGTTCGCGTTGATGGAATATTTAGAGATATTACCGAACGAAAGAAGCTTGAAGAGGAATTGCAGGAATCTGAAAGACATCATAGACAATTACTGAATTCGTTGAGAGAGGGGATCTATCAGTGTGAACCTACTGAAGATGGGGTATTTACATGGATCAACCAGTCTGGCGCTGAGATACTTGGCTATGGTTCGCCAGAAGAAGTAATTGGCACACGGGTTAAGGATGTATATGTAAATCCCGATGATCGGAAAGAATTGGTAGAAAAGCTTGAAAAAGAAGGGGTATGGAGGGATTTTACATCATATTGCAAAAGGAAAAATGGAGAGCGATTCATTTCAGAAAGGACATGCAATCTCGTGCGCGATGAAAACGGTAAAGCGGTACGAATTGAAGGTGTATTCAGGGATATTACAGAAAGATAA
- a CDS encoding response regulator has product MARVLIIEEQEKARKSLVSVFKREGFETCDGTGWGGAAELFGRNAYDLIIVDLGVRPADGYEVLKTIRFSNSDAEIVAIISQNIYDADRLASCGVYDCILKPFRQKDVIDIGKKALEKKLLADKVRNLEQIMDMNKMILRKKS; this is encoded by the coding sequence ATGGCAAGGGTTTTAATTATAGAAGAGCAGGAGAAAGCCAGAAAGTCACTGGTAAGTGTCTTTAAGCGAGAGGGTTTTGAAACATGCGACGGAACGGGGTGGGGTGGTGCGGCAGAGTTATTCGGAAGAAATGCCTATGACCTTATTATCGTTGATTTGGGTGTAAGACCTGCTGATGGCTATGAAGTATTAAAGACGATCAGATTCTCTAACTCTGATGCTGAGATTGTAGCAATAATTTCTCAGAATATCTATGATGCAGACCGACTGGCTAGTTGTGGAGTGTATGATTGCATACTGAAGCCTTTCAGACAGAAAGATGTAATCGATATAGGAAAGAAGGCGCTCGAAAAAAAACTATTAGCTGACAAAGTCCGTAACCTGGAACAGATCATGGATATGAACAAAATGATTCTCAGAAAAAAGAGTTGA
- a CDS encoding formate/nitrite transporter family protein gives MLYTANVDAIAAVSLKKATAMKHSLTGFLTLSVMAGFYIGFGVILAFIAAAPVAALNPGIGKIVAGATFGIALSLVIVGGAELFTGYNLLIFKGTLRGTITLGDSMLGWFWTYLGNLGGSMLFALMVIAAGIFAPDPWKSFILKVATYKSTAPWWELFFRGIFCNWLVCLAIWSTFRCTSDSGKLIMIWWCLFAFITTGMEHSVANMTILTIANLLPHDPAAISWGKMFGWNLVSVTLGNIVGGTFFVTFLYWFANAMDERGARTMEAIKGGSGSAGLPRAGGSPEEIKDVKVKMKS, from the coding sequence ATGTTATATACTGCGAACGTAGATGCAATTGCTGCGGTGTCTCTTAAAAAAGCCACTGCAATGAAACACAGTCTAACAGGTTTTTTGACACTCTCTGTGATGGCTGGTTTTTACATTGGATTTGGTGTTATCCTTGCTTTTATTGCTGCCGCTCCGGTTGCAGCGCTAAATCCAGGGATTGGTAAGATAGTTGCCGGCGCAACCTTTGGTATTGCATTGTCATTAGTAATTGTTGGTGGAGCCGAGCTGTTTACGGGGTATAACCTCCTTATATTTAAGGGAACACTGAGGGGCACTATAACGCTTGGTGATTCCATGCTGGGCTGGTTTTGGACGTACTTAGGGAACCTGGGTGGATCAATGCTCTTTGCGCTTATGGTTATTGCGGCTGGTATCTTTGCTCCCGATCCGTGGAAGTCATTCATACTTAAGGTGGCCACCTATAAATCTACTGCGCCATGGTGGGAACTATTCTTCAGGGGTATCTTCTGTAACTGGCTGGTATGTCTTGCAATATGGTCAACCTTCAGGTGCACGAGCGATTCCGGCAAATTGATTATGATATGGTGGTGCTTATTCGCCTTTATTACGACAGGCATGGAACACAGCGTTGCGAATATGACAATATTGACGATCGCAAATTTATTGCCCCACGACCCTGCCGCAATTTCATGGGGTAAGATGTTTGGTTGGAATCTTGTCTCTGTTACCCTTGGTAACATTGTGGGAGGTACATTCTTTGTCACATTCCTGTATTGGTTCGCAAATGCCATGGATGAAAGGGGCGCCAGGACGATGGAGGCCATAAAAGGAGGTTCCGGAAGCGCAGGTCTTCCTCGAGCAGGCGGGTCTCCTGAGGAGATTAAGGATGTTAAGGTAAAGATGAAGTCGTAA